In Brachypodium distachyon strain Bd21 chromosome 2, Brachypodium_distachyon_v3.0, whole genome shotgun sequence, one genomic interval encodes:
- the LOC100824073 gene encoding cyclin-P3-1: MDSTTDASDKHLESYLTLGLTVSQSKRGDTKFPKVLSLLAAYLGRAVQKTEELLDSNKRKESPTIFHGQRVPDLSIQLYAERIFKYADCSPSCFVLALVYIERYLQQPHVYMTSFSVHRLLITSVVVAAKFTDDAFFNNAFYARVGGISTIEMNRLELDLLFNLDFRLKVNLETFGSYCLQLEKQAATFAPEQLPVQIYRVNGSKDLSYNGSADDFCQSELVRQRYNSQALQRCS; this comes from the exons ATGGATTCTACAACTGATGCCAGTGATAAGCATTTGGAGAGCTACCTGACATTGGGTTTGACAGTATCACAGTCAAAGAGAGGAGATACTAAATTTCCAAAGGTCTTGTCGCTTCTTGCAGCATATCTTGGCAGAGCAGTTCAGAAGACTGAAGAATTACTAGATTCTAATAAAAGAAAGGAGTCTCCCACTATTTTTCATGGCCAGAGGGTACCAGATCTTAGCATACAGCTGTATGCAGAACGTATTTTCAAGTATGCAGATTGCAGTCCATCCTGCTTTGTATTGGCACTTGTCTACATTGAGAGATACCTACAACAGCCACATGTATACATGACGTCATTTAGTGTTCACCGCTTGCTAATTACGAGTGTGGTTGTTGCTGCCAAATTCACAGATGATGC GTTTTTCAACAATGCATTCTATGCTAGAGTAGGAGGAATCAGCACAATCGAGATGAATCGGCTTGAGCTGGATTTGTTGTTCAATCTGGACTTCAGGCTGAAAGTGAATCTAGAGACATTTGGGAGCTACTGCTTGCAGCTGGAAAAACAAGCAGCGACTTTTGCACCAGAGCAGCTGCCGGTTCAGATTTATCGTGTCAATGGATCTAAAGATTTGAGCTACAACGGTAGCGCTGATGACTTCTGCCAGAGCGAGCTAGTGCGCCAAAGGTACAACAGTCAAGCTCTCCAAAGATGTAGCTGA